Genomic segment of Malania oleifera isolate guangnan ecotype guangnan chromosome 7, ASM2987363v1, whole genome shotgun sequence:
TGTATTATAATATGCGCGCGCGCACGCAGACACACATATATGGCGCTTTCTTGTTTCTTTTCCCACTTATGCAGTTGGATGTCTTCACTGTGATATCCAATGCCtactaacaataaaaaaaaaaaataaaaaaaaattgctctTTTGTTTTTTCCCCTTCAGAAAAATTTTCTCAGTTAATTTCTCGTTTTCATGTTGAATTCATTGGCATGGAAATTttcaattcatatatatatatatatatatatcatgcaaGATGACACTTTCATTTATATATGCAAGCGTAGAATGCTGGCAGGCTTGCTATTGGGGTGGATTTTGATTGAACCGTCAGGAAGATGCTAATAACAGAACCCACCAATATTTCCAATTATTAGGCTTAACTTAATTCTTGTTTTCAGATGGATTTCTATATATGCTACACATTATATCTAATGTAGTCTGCTTTTGTATTGTTATAATAATCTCACATTAGATGTACATATTAAAAAAATCTTATACACGTATAAGGTGAGGCAAAGCGGGCTCTTACATTTTCTTACACGTATAAGAGAGGCAAAGCCGGCTCTTACATTTTCTTGTTTAACAAATAATCTGAATTAATGTCTTGTTTTCATGTTCAAGACATTGATACGTATTCCATACCATATACATGTTCCATTTAAGTTATGAGGTAGGCATCAAAATGTATTTTTCTAATTAAAGAGTTATTAGCATAGATAAATTTAATTTGATTTAgtaaatatttgaattttttttagatGGGAAGTTTATTTGACTTGAAAAAAGCCTTAATTTGGCGCTCTATGAATCATatgattgaatttaaatataGAACACTCTtttattatactaattttttataaaatactttACGACACCTAATACGGTAAGTAACACATGCTCCACACGACTTTCAGGTTATTAATTGATTAAGAGAAATATATTGGTTtttgtttatgtatatatatatatatatatatatatatatttatatatataaagaaggaTATTAATGGGGTGTATGATCTATTATTGATGGGACATATAATTTTAATAGGGCATTTAATTCACGAACTAATAAAAGGACTATATGGTAGAGGTAGTTTGGCTTCAAAAATGAATATATTCAAAGTGCTTGGACAAAACATCATTGAGTTTTGCTGTTTATAGTAAGAAAATCAcgataagaaaaataataattgatGCACATAATATTATTAGTTGAATTTAGTAAGCTTTTTTAGTCAATAAATTCTAGCAAAATATAAAATTAacatcagtttttttttttcatgtaaagATTTTCTTTTGCAATGAATTGAGGCTTCGAAAATGGATTTCTACTATCTGATTTGGGTTCTCGTGGgtggttttttttatttcaatttcatgTTCCAAATAATGAGATGGCTGCACACTCTGCTGTGAGTTGCGACATGGGCAGATATGAAGAGTCTACAACTCTTAACAGTTCTTCGGTTATACACATTACCGACAGATCGACGATATCTTCAATTTCTTCCGTTTAGCCCATGGATGCGTCTCTTCCACTTCCACTCCTCGCATTCATCTTTCTTCCCTCTTCATCTCCACCTTCTCCATATATATAAATTAACCAAAACCCATTCTTCCCCTCATCCATCTCACCAGCTCAATATTCATTCTTGTAATTCTCTGTGGTACACCACACCCACACTACCCTTACACCACCATCTTTAGTTTACCAATGGCTTCTCTCAATTTCCTGCTTCTAGCGCTGGTTTTAGTGGCATGCAGCGCCGCCGTCCCATGGGCTGCGCGGCCGCTGAACACGGAGTCGTCGTCGATTCCGCCGCTGGCCTCTCGATTAATGCAGCTGGACAATAACTATAACTCTTCCTCCGACGACAACAACAGCTACTGTTGGGACTCCTTGTTTGAACTCCACTCCTGCATCGGCGAGGTAATCCTTTTCTTCCTCAACGGCGAGACCTATCTAGGCCCCACTTGCTGCCGCGCCATCCACACCGTCCAGCTTCATTGCTTGCCTTCCATGATCGATTCCCTCGGCTTCACCCCCCAAGAGAGCGACATCCTCCGCGGCTACTGCGATGCTTCTCTCTCCGGCCACCTTCACCCACCTCCTCCCCTACCGGAGACCTTCAAGCCCGACGTCGATGTTACCCAGAACTTGCTCTCGTAGCTCTGCtaattttatatacatatatagacgCGCACACACGGGGTGCTTCCTGGTTTTCTTTTTCCACTCCTGCAGTTGAATCTCTGTACTGTGATATCCCACACTTTctacaataaaatatatatataaccactCTTCTCTTTTACCCCATTTGAAAAAAGGAAATTCACGAAAATTTCATTTATACAAAGGCAGGTAGAATGGCAAGCttgattaattaaatattaaGGAACCTTTTCAATGTTGGGTTTGGGTTTCCTACCGTACCGATATGAAGAAAGGCAAGTCTAAAAATCCGATGAGGCACTTTCTTGAGTGAAAGAATAAAATAGGTTTTTAAAGTCATCAAACAGAAAAAGAGGGAAGAACATAGAAAGTGAAGTATAGAAAATTATATTTGTTTTTCTATTGCGCAATATTAGTTCAAGTCAAATTGTCGTTTCTTTTATGATTTACCTGGAATTTTAGCTACAATAGAGGAAATTGGTTTTCGATTGTCATTTCTTCTATTCCCATTGATGGTCCTTTCATAGGTTCCTAAACAAAGGATTGGTTCGTGTTTTAGTTCCATCcttcaaaatattaaatattaaggATGATGCTATTTTCAAAACCCATCCTTTTCAATTATTAACCTGAACTAATTTCTTGTTTTATGTTTATGATAAACAAATGTGTAGtttctataataaaaaatattactactctctttttgtttttaaatattaattatatgaGGTTGCCAAAGCTGGCTGTTACATTCTCTTCTAAAAATAATCTGGATTAATTTCTTGTTTCATGTTGAGGACATTGGCCGTATATATTCTCTAGAGTAAATATTTAAGTTACGGGAAAAGCACCATATGTGTTTTTTCCTAGTAAAAATAGTCTCTTCAAATTATTGTGTTAGACAAACTTAgtttaatttagtaaatatttttaTGTCTATGAGCTAATTTTGTATCGAAGTTTGAGCTTTAACTCAAATGCAAAAAT
This window contains:
- the LOC131160770 gene encoding egg cell-secreted protein 1.3-like; this translates as MASLNFLLLALVLVACSAAVPWAARPLNTESSSIPPLASRLMQLDNNYNSSSDDNNSYCWDSLFELHSCIGEVILFFLNGETYLGPTCCRAIHTVQLHCLPSMIDSLGFTPQESDILRGYCDASLSGHLHPPPPLPETFKPDVDVTQNLLS